ATTTTTAAATCCTCCAATCAAGACGCACTCAAAGATGAAGATGGAAACATCATTGGCTGGCTGTGGAATGCTGCGGGTAGATTTCTGGGAATAGTTGGGAATGTATTTAAGTTAATTGGGGTTGGGTTTGCCACACTATGGGGCTTGTTTGTTTCTACTGTCCAGTACGTTTACAATTTCAATTGGAATGTTACAGATACAGAAATTGACAATCAAATCAAAGCTACATGGAATACCTTGGGTGGTCTACTTGGTGGAACACTAGGAAACGCCTTTGGATATTTAGCCTGTGGGGTCGTTCCCGGTGCTTTGATATTTGCTTTTAATGAACCATTGGGAGCTTATTTGCTTAAAAATGTCAGTGAGGAATTTGCAGAAGAATTAGTCGGTAATATGACTAATTTGATTAATTACACTTTTCGCGCTGCGGTGCAATCTTTGATTCTGTGGGGCTTTAAAAATCTTCGCAAATTCATTAAAGCAAGGGCGGAATTAATTGGGAGAATTTTTGGAGCGAATGCAGAAAAAATAGTTAGGGCTTGGGGTTCCCAAGGAAGTAAACCCTGGTCATTTGCTAAAGCGGTAGATGATGCTGTCGAATCAATTCCTAATGAATTTGTGAAAAATTTTGTTGAGGAATTTTTGGAGGAAGCTTGGGATGGATGTGTTGAAGCTGGCTATGTGATAGCCAACAGTCTTGATAGTTGGGTGTTACAACAAAAAGTTGCCCAACAACAAAATTTAGTATTAGGAAAACAGAGATATGTAGAAATTCAACCTGATAGAAGCAACAACAGAGAACGGATAATTTTAGCGGGACCACAGGAACCTTTAAAAACAACAATTGTTCAAACTTTATCCAATTACCAATTAATGGATAACAAGGACGTTGGGACATTGATAGGAATGCCTGCGGATGACTACTTGAGAGCAAAACCTCAGTCAGTCCGTTTAGTTATTACTTTTTATTCAGTAAAACAGCCACCATGGAATAATCCAAATGGAATATTAACCCGTGCTACTTATTCCGTACCCGATGTCAAACGTAGCAAGCTTGACTGGCAAACAATTAAAACTGCTTGTGGTGGGGTGAACGGGTATATGTGGGGGCGATTTCGCGCTACTGGCATTCTTTCCAATGGAAGACAGATGCAGGTTTTAGGAGCTTCTGGAGCCGAAGCTGAGGAAAGACTTATTGCCTTGTTAACCTTGTCTGAGGCTACTTTGATAAAAAAACCAACGATTTCAGAGGATAGAGGTGAGGACAACCAAGGGCGTTACCTCAAGCAAGCAACTCGTATATATCCGGCATTTTTTACCATCATGAATCAGTACAAAGTACCAGGGGCAAGGGGAAGTGGAGCGCCGTTAAATGATGGATTGTATAAGCGGAAATTTGAGAGACTGGCTTTATGGACAGAACAAAAACCGATTAATTTCGAGGAAAGTATTCAAGAATTAATGCGTAGACCTGGAGCAGAACAAACTTAGAACTTATGGAAATATATTTAAATTCCGGATTTGATTTAGAATCTTCTGTGAATGCGGCTTGGGAACAAAGTCAGCAAAGGAAAAATGCTTGGTTACAAAGTAAGCAACAGGTAGAGAATCAGGTCAGTGCTTTGTATGCAAATAATTTTCAAGCTGATTTAAACGCTTGTTTATCTCAAGAAATACAAAGATGTTTGTCCGTTATATTAATTCCTGCAAGCTCGTGGATGGAAACTTCCGCAGAAATTGAATACCTAGGACATAAATTATTAATTTCTCGGAAATATTTTGATGAGGGAATGATTTGGGTAATTCTTGATGATAATAATGTTCAAACAACTTGTTCTTCTGAGAATTTTAAATCTCATCTTTTGTGGCGATTATCTTTAATTAAATTTGCTCAATGAAATTCGATATTTCCACTCTTACTTCTTTTGGTAGTTTGCTTATTGCGGCTTCTACTACTTTTGCAGGAGCCTTGCTGTGGTACGTGAACTCTGAGAAGAAAAAGTACGCAGCAGAAAGAGACTTTGCCCATTTGAAGCGTAACCAGGAGCAGATTCAACAAGGAATAGTTCAAATTTTGGATGAGCTAGATGGACGATTTGACCGAGTGGAACGGGATGTTTTGGAGATTAAGGCAAAGATGCATTTACCCATTCACAAGGACGAGAAATGAGAATAATTGAGCGGTTAAGCGTTCGGTCTGTAGTGGTGGTTGTCTTGGTTCTGGGTGGCTTAGGTCTGGCTATCCTGGATAAGGATTTCCGTCCGTTGTTTGGCGATTTAGCCAAGGTGGGTATTGGTGGCTATCTTGGACAACTTGTACCTAAACAGAGAGAATAAATTCAGAGGTCTTGATTATTTGCGCCATTTGGTGAGCAATCCATCTGTGTCCACCTAACCCGACTTTTTGCAATCCCTACAACTTTTGTCCTGTACTTAGGTGCCATCTAATGTTATCCCTCTTTTGTTACTACGAGGAGAGAAAAAGATAGTCCCTACTCTGAAAGCTAAACAAAATAATGGATTGTGCGATCGCATCCTAATTTTGTCATCTAAATCGCCTTGTTGAAAATAGACGTAAAAATAGGGGTTTAAGATTATTATCTTCCTAAAGTAACAAAAGAGGGGTTATACCAATTCACGAAAAGCCTGATACAAATAAAGCATCAAGAATAAAATCCCAACCTGTGATGGAAGCAACAATTGATGTGTTTAATTGTGCCAACCGATTCCAGATAAATTCTCTTAATTCATCTAAACTTGGGAAGCTTTCCCAAGTTAAATGCCTTTTAACTTCTTCCCACAATCTCTCTATGGGATTAACTTGAGGTGTATGTGGAGGTTGAAATAACAAAACTATGTTTTCTGGTACTTTCAGATGCTGGCTTAAATGAAAAGCTCCATTATCTAACTGAAGAATATGAATATCTTGAGCATAAGTCTGTGAGAATTTTTCTAAAAAAATATTGAAACAGGCTGTATTTAAATGAGAGAATTCCCAGATAAAATACTCTCCAGTTAATGGTTCCACTAATCCATATAAATAAAAATTATCCCGCTTCCATTGCATAATGCCGATGGGCTTAACTCCTTTTTTAGTAATTAGTCTCCCAGCTTCAGTCTTCAATCCCACACGGCTTTCGTCCCCACACCAATATCTAATTGTTTTTTGTCTATCTACTGGTGCTATGACGTGTTTTTTTATTACTTCTAAGTATTGTGGCAGTTTTTTTTAAATTCTAATTCTGCTTCGCTATCGTATTTTATACCTACTGCTCGCGGCACTTTTAGCTTTGCTTTCATTTGATAGCGCACTGTATCGTGTACTACTTTATATGATGCTTCTATCCCTTCTACTGCTTTTAACCATGTTCGTATTTCCTCATAACTTTTGAATCCCTCCGATTCTTGAAGCTCTTTGTCTAGCTGCTCTCTTACTTGTAAGCTAATTATTGCTGGTCGCCCTGGACTCTTTTTCGTTGTTAATAGACCCTTAATCCCTGACTCTTGATACTCTTTCAACCATCTTTGTACCGTTACCCTTGCCCTTCCTACTACCACCGCTACGTCTTGTATTGTTTTCACCTGTCCTATTTTCAGTAAATACAAAGCTTGAATCCGTTCGAGATTTGATGCTGTTTTTTGTTTTCTCAGCAGTTCATGTAATTCCTCTACTGACTCTGTTATTTCTACTTTGGTGACTCCAGCCATCTTTGCTTGCTCATATTTATTCCTTATCTATCTGTATCATATTTTTCGTTAATTGGTATTACTTGTGCAACAACAGGTAAAATCATTCCTGATGCGAGAAATCCTGTTGTCAATATAGATGCGAATATGTTAGTTTTCCAGTTATTTTATATCGTAATTCCTCCCATCACCTAATGCTCCCTTTTATGACTTTAGTTCCTTAGATTTAAAATTCCCCAAATCCCATGATTTTTAATACTATGATTTTTTGGGAAACAGGGAAAGTTGTTTCTCCTCCAGTTGCTAGATTAATAGAAAAAATACTGATAATTGGATTTATGTTTTGATGTTATTTGGTTATCCCGGAGCAGCTTAATGTTTGCACTGGAGTGGAAGATTTAGCTGCAACTAATTCCACTTTTCCTTGGGCATTTCTTCGCCAGGATGTGGCTTGAATAAGGGTTTCTGGGGATGGGAGAATTTTGGCTTGTGCTGGTTGGGTTTTGCGGTATGTGGAGATATCACGGATATCTGACCAGGGGCGATCAGTCCTCACTTCTTGATTGGGATTTTCTGGTATTCCACCCCTTCCTGTAGCAACAAAACTACTACCTTGCTTGACATCACAACCACTGGCAATTTGTTGAGATGCATCACTGAGATTTGCTGGTAATTCGATTAAACCCGAATTGGGGTCAACACCAACATTATTAATTTCCACATTTCCGTTGAGATTGAATTGGGAACTGGCGGTAATATCATTGGTGAGGTCAGTTCTGGGAGTGAGAGTATCACGGAATTCTAGACCAATAATTCCTTCGGTTGTGATGTTAATATTGCCGCCCTTACCTTTGAATGCATTGGCAATTATATCGCTATTTTCCAATCCCACAAGGATGGGTGCATTGATGTTGATATTACCCCCGTTCCCATTACCTTGGGCTGTTGCAGTGATTTGGCTACTCTCGCGCAATAGTAACAAATTCCCAACTTGTAAGCCGATGCTACCACCATTGCCGGATGCTGTCTTTGCCTCGATCGCACCTCGATCTTTTAATTGAATGGTATTTGCGATTATGTTGATACTCCCACCATCGCCACTACCTTGATTAGCAACACTCAAAGTTCCACGATCTTTCAGTGTTAGGTTCGGTGTCGTGATGCTTATCTTACCTGCATCAGCTGTCAGTGTATTATCTGGTATGCCAAATAGCTTCTGGGATGCTGGGCTTAGGCGCTGGGCAGACGAGCGAATACGACTATGAGTTGACTGACTGCTACCACTAATTAGGACAGATTCTGTCGCATCGATCCTAATGTTTCCTCCATGACCCGCAAAAAACGAGCTTGCGACAATTTCTCCTCCATCTAGCAGTTGTAACCTGGCAGTATCCAGTGTCAAGGTTTTAGCATTACCTATATTGAAAGTGGTTGAGCTAATTCTCGTACTGATCGGTGAGCCATTCCTGCCTTGCACAATGGTATCCAGGTTGTGAATGATAACTTCACCACTAGAACCCTTACCCTTTGAGATGGAAGACAGTCCCCCACCATTGGATACGAGTAAACTATCGCCATTAACGAAGATATTACCGGCGTTGCCAGCATCGACGGTACTGGTGTTAATCAAACTGCCAGCTGTATTGAGGAGCGAGAAGCCAGATATCTCCAGATTTGTGGCATCGATGTGAATATTGCCACTGGTAGATTTTCCATAAGTGATGCTGTTTAATGTCGCTCCCTGCTGAATGCTCAATCGAGGAGTAATGACACTGATGTTAGCTCCATTTCCACTGCTCAGGGTTTCACTCCGCACCCCGCTAAATGTACCAATTAAATCGATTTCTTCCGATGCCTGAAGATGCAGATTGCCCCCAGGGAGATTACCTAAATTTTTTGCTAGTATCAGCGAACTATTCGTAAATTGAATCTTTTTAGCCTGCACTTGAACGGAACCTGCATTGATTCCACTCACATCTATTAGGGATTTTTGAGCAAGTTGAATATTCCCAAAGCTTTGCCCGTTCTCATAACCCAGTGTATATCCCTGAGTAATTGGTATCAAATTAACCAGTCCTGCACTACCTAAGCTACCCAACTGAATTTGCCCTTGTTCGGCAGTTAGGGTTGCTCCATTCAGATTGAGGTTGCCACCCACCAGCGCCAGAGTTTTTCCAGGTTTTACCCGTAGTTCTGTAGGACTCGGAGTGCGAATACTCGGAGATAGAAGACTGGCGATGGTTGATTTATATCCTGTACCTTGAACGGTCATTGGAGCAGGATTACTACCCATTTGTAGCCCAATTGGTACGCTCATTGTCAACAATGGTGTCGTCTTTGGATTGGCAGCACTAAATTCCACACCATCGCTAAACTTAATACTATTCGCCGTCGTCCCCACAAACGAACCGCTAATATCTAACTTGGCATTTTGTCCAAAGATAATCCCATTGGGATTCATTAAAAATAAACTAACAGCATTATTCGGATTATTATTAATAGTTTTAATTAACCCATCAATATTAGAAATATTTCCACCAGTTACTCGACTAAAGATAGTTGTAATATTAGGCGTATTTACTAAATCAAAGATTGCAGAACCATTTGTAGGTACAGAGAAATTACTGAAACTGTGAAATAAATTATTACCTTGTGCAGTACCATTAATAATTGTAAAAATATTGCCATTGGAGTTGACAATGGTCTTAGTTGTTCCATCTGATGTTACTTGTGCAACCACAGGTAAAATCATTCCTGATGCGAGAAATCCTGTTGTCAAGATAGATGCCAATATGTGAGCTTTCCAGTTATTTTCTATCGTCATTCCCCTCATTACGTAATGCTCCCTTCTATGACTGTAGTTCCTTAGATTTAAAATTCCCCAAATCCCATGATTTCTAACACCATGATTTTTTGAGAAATAGGGAAAGGCTAGTAATAAAGATAGAGAAAATACTGATAATTAGATTTATGTTTTGACGTTATTTTGCTATCCCGGAACAGGTTAATGTTTGCACTGGAGTAGAAGATTTAGCTGCAACTAATTCCACTTTTCCCTGGGCATTGATGCGCCAGGATGTGGCTTGGACAAGAGTTTCTGGGGATGGGAGAATTTTGGCTTGTGCTGGTTGGGTTTTGCGGTATGTGGAGATATCACAGGTATCAGACCAGGGGCGTAGGCTATATAGCCCACCGTAGGTATCGCTCCTGACATCTTGATTGGGATTTTCGGGTATTCCACCCCTTCGTGTAGCGACAAAACTCTAAGTACAGGACAAAAAGGTTGAAAAGAGGAGCGGGGTAGGGTTTCATCAGAATAACTACAATCATCAGAAACTCTTCTCAAAAAAAATGTGCGATGTACAGCGTATTGCAGATGCTATCGATTAAGAAGCAATTTCAAGGTTTTGGCTACAGATAAAGGCAAGGTTTTGGTCAATAAATACCTAGACAAGCTCAAAACCAGTGGATGAAGTGGAAGGAATCGACCGAGCGGAAGGAATTTTAAAACCCAATCATGGGGGCGATCGCCATTAATAAAATTTATCTGTGGTGAGGCGAGCGGGCTAATTTCGGGCTAATTTCGGGCTAAGACCAAAATATTAAGCCCCTAGAGTCAGTGTCTAAACGCTTGAGAGTCTTGTGTAGTAAGGATGCCAGGAACGAGACTTGAACTCGTGACACGAGGATTTTCAGTCCTCTGCTCTACCAACTGAGCTATCCCGGCAAAAACATTTATTCGCAACGATTAATAAATTTAGCAAAAATATTTAGAAGTGTCAACCCCTTTGGGAAATAAAATTCAAGCCTTTTTGGTGATGCGCTTTACCCAAAGGAAAATGATCACAAATACGAGGAACTGTACCAGGACGATGCTGGGTCCAGAGGCAATATTAAAGAACCCGGAAAGGAGGATTCCTCCGATGCTGGTTCCACAACCAATTAAGACGGATGTGAGTAGAAATTTACTGAATTGCTGACTAATTAACTTTCCTGTGGAAGCGGGAATTACGAGGAAAGCGTTGACTAGGAGAGCGCCAACGGCTTTAATTGCCACAGCAACGGCTAAGGACAAGAGGATGATGAATGCATAGCGGTAGAGATGCACCGATACGCCTTGTACCTGTGCTACCGCAGGGTTGAGGGTTAATAGTATTTGTTGGCGCAGGGTAGTAAGTAAAAATACGGCGCTGGTGACTAGGACGATGAGAGTTAGGAATAAGTCTGTTTGGTCGATCGCCAGAATATCGCCAAATAAAACTCCCATCAAATTGCCACGATACCCCTTGATGAAACTGCTAAGGATGACTCCGAAAGCTAGAGATGCAGAGAGAATTATACTCAGGACGCTATCACTACCAAGGTCGGTTTTATCAATGAAGTACAGCACAACTACGCCGAAAATTAGGGTGAAAGGTACTAGCATTCCGGTGGGATTGAACTGTAGAAGTACTCCTAGAGCAACACCTACTAACGCTGCATGACCAACGGCATGACTAAAGAAGGATAATTGGCGTAGGGTGACAAAACAACCTAGTAAACCCCCTAACATTCCCATGAGTACAGCACCAGCGATCGCCCTTTGCATGAAAGGAAATTTCAGCAAATTTACGAAGTCATTGGTTGTTGATAGCAAAATTGTGTAAGAATCATTAAGGACAATCATGTGTAAATAGTGACACCTTATTTTTTGACAGTGTAATTGTGGGTTTTCATTGGGTCATAGCTGCAAATCTAATGTAATTTTGGGGATTCTGAGCATATGTCAGCCACAAATAGTGTTGCCTATACAATGACCAACTCTCTGCTACAACCAGATATTCTTCCATATCATGGAAGATTAGCAAATAATGAGAGTATGGTGGAGCAAATCAGTATCAAAGCGGCTTTGAGTAGCAATAAAGCTCAGAAAATGGCTGAGTTCTTTAGCTTTCTCGGAGATGCAAATCGCCTACGAATTCTTTCTTTGCTTGCGGAAAAAGAATTATGTGTTGGTGATTTAGCTGCTGCTTTGGAAATGAGTGAATCGGCAGTTTCTCACCAATTGAGAAATCTCAGGGTGATGCGTTTAGTGGGTTATCGGAAACAGGGACGACGGGTATTTTATCGTTTGCATGACAGTCATGTTTTATATATTTACCAAGCAGTTGCTGAACATCTTGACGAAAAGGATGAGTAAATGGGGTTTGCGGTAGAGTTCTATCTCAATGTTTGTGTTGATAGCGACTAAAACCAGGACCATAGGTAGCAAGTAGATTTTGGGCAGATAGTGCAATTTCGGGAACTCCACTACAGACGATACTGCGGTTCAAACATAGGACGCGATCGCAATGGTGGCTGACCATATCAATATCATGGGATACTTGCAGCACAGTCCAACCTTCGGCTTGTTTGAGTTCATTTAACAAAGCATAAAAATCTGCTGTACCTTGTGCATCTACCCCCGCAAACGCTTCATCTAAAACTAAGAGTTTTCTTGTCATCACTAGGCAGTAAGCTAATAAAACTCGCTTCATTTGACCACCACTTAAAGAACCAATTGCTTGGTTGCGTAAATGATAGGTATCTGTACGATGTAAAGCTTGGGTAATTGATACTGCTTTATCTTTTCTTTGTTCTCCCACCCACCCTAATCCGACTAATTCACCCACAGAGAGGGGAAAAGTACGGTCAAAAATAAAATTTTGAGGAATATACCCTAGTTGGTGACGTAAGTTTCCTAAACGAGAAACTGGACGACCAAATATTTCGACAGAACCACTACTGCGGGGAATTAAATCTAAGATTGCCTGCACTAAAGTACTTTTACCAGCACCGTTAGGTCCCACTATTGCTGTATTTGTTTGTGCTAATAAAGTAAATGTAATATCATCTAAAGCTAAATAGTTTCCTTGATATACAGATAGCCCTTCTACTTTCACAATCGGATATGCGTCATTCATTATTGATTTTTTCTTGCTAAATATGGAATAGCTTTACTCCTTTGATAACGAGGAAGTAGGACTATTGAAAGTTTACGAAAAGGTAATTTGAGCTATTTTTTCAAAATACCAATATTGATGAGGATTATCAAATCATCCCTGGGATAATCTCAGAACATTTGATTGATTGTTAACCATTTTTTGATGATTGATTCTCCATAATATGGTGGTAGGTTATTATCCCATAAAATTCCCTGTAAATACCTGAATTTATATAATTTTTGAGCGTATTTCTCCGTGAGAAAATATTTTGAATCATCATGATACAGGTAAGTTCATGATAGCTATTTTAACAACTGCAACTCTCGTATTTTTCACAAAACGGTAGGGGCGGGTTCATGAGATATTTGTGAATGATTGAAGCATATCTGAAAACTCGCCCTTACACCCTCTGGACTGAGGTTTCATAAACAGACGTGAGAAATCTGGGAACCATATCATGAAAGTTGTAAAGCGTCATTTACAAGCATTAGATAAAGTTTGTAAATTGTTCTTCATTCCCTGGAAATAATAGTCAGGGTTTTCTTCTCCTTTTTCTAAGGGGTCTAATATCTGCATATCTAGTTTTAAATCTGTGGAAAGGCTTTTGAGTAATTTATTATCTACTCCTGGTTCGCTAAATAGGGCTTTCACTTGGTATTTTTTGACTACTTTTACCGTATTTTGAATATCTTTTGGTGTGAGTTGGTCTTCTGGTAGTTCTACCACGGCAACTTGCTTAATGCTGTAGCGTTTTGCTAAATAAGGATAGGCATCATGGAAGGTAATAAAAGTACAATTAGGTGTTTTTTGTAATGTCTGTTGAAACTCACTATCCAAATTAGTTAATTTTTCGATGTATGCTTTTGCATTTGCTTCGTAGGTTGATTTATTTGTTGGATCCGCAACGATTAAACCATCCCGAATGTTTGTGACTTGTTGTTTCACTAGTACCGGATCTAACCAGACGTGGGGATTACCTTCTGCATGATCATGATCATGGTCTTTTTTTTCTGTTGCGGTTTTTTCTACGGGGGAAATTTCATCTAGGGGTTTAATCCCTTTACTCGCATCTATTTCCGTTAATTTACTATTCTGGGCATTTTTCACTGTATCTTTGAGAAATTCCTCTAAACCTAAACCATTTTTTACCAAAACATTTGCTGTGGCGATCGCCTTCACATTTTCTGGTGTCGCTTGATACTCGTGTATTTCCGTGCCCGGTGGAACTAAAATTTCGACATTGGCAACATCTCCGGTGACTGCTTTAGTAAACCAGTACATCGGTAGAAAGGTTGTCACCACTTTGATTTTATTACCCTGGGGTGAGGGAGTAGAGACTACTTCCTGAGACGATGGTGTTTTTTCCGTGGTATTAGCCTGATTTTTGTTCGATTCACTACAACTAGTTACGAGAGTCATTAAAGTAATGAAAGTGAGAATGAGAGTATTTCCATACCTATTAATACTTTTACCTTTTATACGACACATTGTCATAGTTATTTCTCCTGGATTTTTCAGATAAATTGATTACCACAATTGATGGAAACCGTTATTCCTATCTTTTTAAAACTATGGTAATAATATTCATTATCACTGTATAGTGGTGCATAGGTGACTTTAACTAACAAAAGATTTTCTTAAGAATATTCTGAATATATCTAGAGTAAAAAGTTACAAGACATTGACACAATGACATTTTCGATACAATTCTTGAGAATTATAGGAACTAACTGCTAAATTACTTGAGAATAGTTTTTAACAATCTTGTGTCAGCCAAAATTTGAGTGTGAGGTGGATGAAATGCACAAACAATGGCAATCTTTATTTAGTCAACCCAAGATTTTGGGGGCAATATTTGTAGCCGCTTCTACTCCTTGGTTGTCAGCAAAACCAGCGATCGCCGAAGGTGCGACTTACCAAAGTATTGCCCAAACTCAAGCCGATGGGAACAAAAATCAGATAATTGCCCAAGTCACATCCGTATCACAACTTTCCGACGTGCAGCCCACGGATTGGGCATTTCAAGCTTTACAATCCTTGGTAGAACGGTATGGATGTATTGCGGGATACCCCAACGGCACTTATCGTGGTCAAAGGGCAATGACGCGCTATGAGTTTGCCGCAGGTTTAAATGCTTGCTTGAACCGCGTGAATGAGCTAATTGCCACAGCAACTGCGGATTTGGTGAAAAGAGAAGACTTAGATGCTTTGCGTCGTTTACAGGAAGAATTCGCCGCCGAATTGGCAACTTTGCGGGGTCGGGTAGATGCTTTAGAAGCGCGTACCGCAGAGTTAGAAGCAAACCAATTTTCCACAACCACGAAATTAGAAGGTGAGTTAGTGGCAGTGGTTGCCGATGCTTTCGGAAATAATGATCAGAATAATACCAATTTTGGAGCCAGAGCCAGGGTTAATTTTGTCACCAGCTTTACAGGTGAAG
The Calothrix sp. 336/3 DNA segment above includes these coding regions:
- a CDS encoding IS630 family transposase, with translation MPQYLEVIKKHVIAPVDRQKTIRYWCGDESRVGLKTEAGRLITKKGVKPIGIMQWKRDNFYLYGLVEPLTGEYFIWEFSHLNTACFNIFLEKFSQTYAQDIHILQLDNGAFHLSQHLKVPENIVLLFQPPHTPQVNPIERLWEEVKRHLTWESFPSLDELREFIWNRLAQLNTSIVASITGWDFILDALFVSGFS
- a CDS encoding helix-turn-helix domain-containing protein; protein product: MAGVTKVEITESVEELHELLRKQKTASNLERIQALYLLKIGQVKTIQDVAVVVGRARVTVQRWLKEYQESGIKGLLTTKKSPGRPAIISLQVREQLDKELQESEGFKSYEEIRTWLKAVEGIEASYKVVHDTVRYQMKAKLKVPRAVGIKYDSEAELEFKKNCHNT
- a CDS encoding S-layer family protein, translating into MTIENNWKAHILASILTTGFLASGMILPVVAQVTSDGTTKTIVNSNGNIFTIINGTAQGNNLFHSFSNFSVPTNGSAIFDLVNTPNITTIFSRVTGGNISNIDGLIKTINNNPNNAVSLFLMNPNGIIFGQNAKLDISGSFVGTTANSIKFSDGVEFSAANPKTTPLLTMSVPIGLQMGSNPAPMTVQGTGYKSTIASLLSPSIRTPSPTELRVKPGKTLALVGGNLNLNGATLTAEQGQIQLGSLGSAGLVNLIPITQGYTLGYENGQSFGNIQLAQKSLIDVSGINAGSVQVQAKKIQFTNSSLILAKNLGNLPGGNLHLQASEEIDLIGTFSGVRSETLSSGNGANISVITPRLSIQQGATLNSITYGKSTSGNIHIDATNLEISGFSLLNTAGSLINTSTVDAGNAGNIFVNGDSLLVSNGGGLSSISKGKGSSGEVIIHNLDTIVQGRNGSPISTRISSTTFNIGNAKTLTLDTARLQLLDGGEIVASSFFAGHGGNIRIDATESVLISGSSQSTHSRIRSSAQRLSPASQKLFGIPDNTLTADAGKISITTPNLTLKDRGTLSVANQGSGDGGSINIIANTIQLKDRGAIEAKTASGNGGSIGLQVGNLLLLRESSQITATAQGNGNGGNININAPILVGLENSDIIANAFKGKGGNINITTEGIIGLEFRDTLTPRTDLTNDITASSQFNLNGNVEINNVGVDPNSGLIELPANLSDASQQIASGCDVKQGSSFVATGRGGIPENPNQEVRTDRPWSDIRDISTYRKTQPAQAKILPSPETLIQATSWRRNAQGKVELVAAKSSTPVQTLSCSGITK
- a CDS encoding metal ABC transporter permease; translation: MIVLNDSYTILLSTTNDFVNLLKFPFMQRAIAGAVLMGMLGGLLGCFVTLRQLSFFSHAVGHAALVGVALGVLLQFNPTGMLVPFTLIFGVVVLYFIDKTDLGSDSVLSIILSASLAFGVILSSFIKGYRGNLMGVLFGDILAIDQTDLFLTLIVLVTSAVFLLTTLRQQILLTLNPAVAQVQGVSVHLYRYAFIILLSLAVAVAIKAVGALLVNAFLVIPASTGKLISQQFSKFLLTSVLIGCGTSIGGILLSGFFNIASGPSIVLVQFLVFVIIFLWVKRITKKA
- a CDS encoding helix-turn-helix transcriptional regulator, with translation MVEQISIKAALSSNKAQKMAEFFSFLGDANRLRILSLLAEKELCVGDLAAALEMSESAVSHQLRNLRVMRLVGYRKQGRRVFYRLHDSHVLYIYQAVAEHLDEKDE
- a CDS encoding metal ABC transporter ATP-binding protein yields the protein MNDAYPIVKVEGLSVYQGNYLALDDITFTLLAQTNTAIVGPNGAGKSTLVQAILDLIPRSSGSVEIFGRPVSRLGNLRHQLGYIPQNFIFDRTFPLSVGELVGLGWVGEQRKDKAVSITQALHRTDTYHLRNQAIGSLSGGQMKRVLLAYCLVMTRKLLVLDEAFAGVDAQGTADFYALLNELKQAEGWTVLQVSHDIDMVSHHCDRVLCLNRSIVCSGVPEIALSAQNLLATYGPGFSRYQHKH
- a CDS encoding metal ABC transporter solute-binding protein, Zn/Mn family codes for the protein MCRIKGKSINRYGNTLILTFITLMTLVTSCSESNKNQANTTEKTPSSQEVVSTPSPQGNKIKVVTTFLPMYWFTKAVTGDVANVEILVPPGTEIHEYQATPENVKAIATANVLVKNGLGLEEFLKDTVKNAQNSKLTEIDASKGIKPLDEISPVEKTATEKKDHDHDHAEGNPHVWLDPVLVKQQVTNIRDGLIVADPTNKSTYEANAKAYIEKLTNLDSEFQQTLQKTPNCTFITFHDAYPYLAKRYSIKQVAVVELPEDQLTPKDIQNTVKVVKKYQVKALFSEPGVDNKLLKSLSTDLKLDMQILDPLEKGEENPDYYFQGMKNNLQTLSNACK